One window from the genome of Breoghania sp. L-A4 encodes:
- a CDS encoding urease subunit beta — translation MIPGELFPADGEIELNAGLKPLTLEVANTGDRPVQVGSHYHFAETNGALSFDRAAAKGYRLDIPAGTAVRFEPGQTRSVTLVPYRGGRTVYGFNQKVMGPL, via the coding sequence ATGATCCCCGGAGAACTGTTCCCCGCAGACGGCGAGATCGAGCTCAACGCCGGCCTCAAGCCCCTGACGCTGGAGGTCGCCAACACCGGCGACCGTCCGGTGCAGGTCGGCAGCCACTATCATTTCGCCGAAACCAACGGAGCGCTGTCCTTCGACCGCGCAGCGGCGAAGGGTTACCGGCTGGATATCCCCGCCGGCACCGCCGTGCGCTTCGAGCCCGGCCAGACCCGTTCGGTGACCCTGGTGCCCTACCGCGGCGGCCGCACGGTCTACGGCTTCAATCAGAAGGTGATGGGGCCGCTCTGA
- a CDS encoding urease subunit gamma, which translates to MNLTPREKDKLLIAMAAMVARRRLERGVKLNYPEAIALISDFVTEGARDGETVAALMEKGAHVITREQVMEGVAEMIHDVQVEATFPDGTKLVTVHEPIR; encoded by the coding sequence ATGAATCTCACGCCCAGGGAAAAAGACAAGCTGCTCATCGCCATGGCCGCGATGGTCGCCCGCCGCCGCCTGGAGCGCGGCGTCAAGCTGAACTATCCCGAAGCCATCGCCCTGATTTCCGATTTCGTCACCGAAGGCGCGCGCGACGGCGAGACCGTGGCCGCCCTGATGGAGAAGGGCGCCCATGTCATCACCCGCGAACAGGTGATGGAGGGCGTCGCAGAAATGATCCACGACGTGCAGGTCGAGGCCACCTTTCCCGACGGCACCAAGCTCGTGACCGTGCACGAACCCATTCGCTGA
- a CDS encoding HupE/UreJ family protein has product MTFRKTLRLAVPATLAALPALAATPALAHPGLHEGSTLLSGLMHPLGGADHVLAMVAVGVWSALSGGRNRLVWPAVFVAAMLGGFTLSASGIAVPLVEPGILASVVILGLLIAMTPKVPTALGAGIVGFFALFHGAAHGLEAPAGGLGPYALGFAAATASLHLAGLGFGMLANERAGRRALRIGGAFTAVAGVALTIGA; this is encoded by the coding sequence ATGACCTTCAGAAAGACTCTTCGCCTCGCCGTTCCCGCAACCCTCGCCGCCCTGCCGGCGCTTGCCGCGACCCCCGCGCTCGCTCATCCGGGCCTGCACGAGGGCTCGACCCTGCTGTCCGGCCTGATGCATCCGCTCGGCGGCGCCGATCACGTGCTCGCCATGGTGGCGGTCGGCGTCTGGTCGGCGCTCTCAGGCGGCCGCAACCGCCTTGTCTGGCCCGCCGTCTTCGTCGCCGCCATGCTTGGCGGCTTCACCCTGAGCGCCTCCGGCATCGCCGTGCCGCTGGTCGAGCCGGGTATTCTAGCCTCCGTCGTCATCCTCGGCCTGCTCATCGCCATGACGCCGAAGGTGCCGACGGCGCTGGGCGCCGGCATCGTCGGGTTCTTTGCGCTGTTCCATGGCGCCGCGCACGGGCTGGAAGCGCCCGCAGGCGGCCTTGGCCCCTATGCGCTAGGCTTCGCCGCTGCCACCGCCTCCCTGCATCTGGCCGGTCTCGGCTTCGGCATGCTGGCGAATGAACGCGCGGGCCGCCGGGCGCTTCGCATCGGCGGCGCGTTCACGGCTGTGGCAGGCGTCGCCCTGACCATCGGCGCGTGA
- a CDS encoding DUF1761 domain-containing protein — MLDSVNWIAILAATIAAFVFGGAYYGVLGKQWMAAAGLTTEDTKPTPMLFVLAFLCQLVMAFVLAGVIFHADGYTLANGLTAGGLIWLGFVATTQIVNHRYQGAPWSLTMIDCGHWLGRC, encoded by the coding sequence ATGCTGGACTCGGTCAATTGGATCGCGATTCTTGCCGCCACCATCGCCGCCTTCGTCTTCGGCGGCGCGTATTACGGCGTCCTCGGCAAGCAATGGATGGCCGCCGCCGGGCTGACGACGGAGGACACGAAGCCGACACCGATGCTCTTCGTGCTCGCGTTCCTGTGCCAGCTGGTGATGGCCTTCGTGCTGGCCGGAGTCATCTTTCACGCCGATGGCTATACGCTCGCCAACGGATTGACCGCCGGCGGGCTGATCTGGCTCGGCTTCGTGGCAACCACCCAGATCGTCAACCACCGCTACCAGGGCGCGCCGTGGTCGCTGACGATGATCGATTGCGGACACTGGCTCGGGCGCTGCTGA
- the ureG gene encoding urease accessory protein UreG encodes MSSPNGPLRVGIGGPVGAGKTTLTERLCKAMRDDFSLAVITNDIYTREDAEALMRSQALPSERIRGVETGGCPHTAIREDASINLAAIADLNAAFPDLDLILIESGGDNLAATFSPELADLTIYVIDVAAGEEIPRKGGPGITRSDLLVINKTDLAPHVGADLSVMDRDARKMRGARPFVFANMKKDEGIAEIIDFVRRQGGLATAA; translated from the coding sequence ATGAGTTCCCCCAACGGCCCCCTGCGTGTCGGAATCGGCGGCCCCGTTGGCGCGGGAAAGACCACGCTGACCGAGCGCCTGTGCAAGGCGATGCGCGACGACTTCTCGCTTGCGGTCATCACCAACGACATCTACACCCGCGAGGACGCGGAAGCGCTGATGCGGTCCCAGGCACTGCCCAGCGAGCGCATCCGCGGCGTGGAGACCGGCGGCTGCCCGCACACGGCGATCCGCGAGGACGCCTCGATCAACCTCGCGGCCATCGCCGATCTCAATGCGGCCTTTCCCGATCTGGACCTGATCCTGATCGAATCCGGCGGCGACAATCTCGCCGCCACCTTCTCACCCGAACTCGCCGATCTGACGATCTACGTGATCGATGTGGCGGCGGGCGAGGAAATCCCACGAAAAGGCGGCCCCGGCATCACCCGATCCGATCTCCTGGTGATCAACAAGACCGATCTGGCCCCGCATGTCGGCGCGGATCTCTCCGTGATGGACCGGGACGCCAGGAAAATGCGCGGCGCGCGTCCCTTCGTCTTCGCCAACATGAAGAAGGACGAGGGCATCGCCGAGATCATCGACTTCGTGCGGCGCCAAGGCGGGCTGGCGACCGCGGCATGA
- a CDS encoding succinylglutamate desuccinylase/aspartoacylase family protein: MAFVIGKDRIPAGSRKTVDLPFSVLSNHTPMTLPVHVVHGRKTGPTLFLSAAVHGDEILGVEIIRRVLRTPALDRLQGTLLAVPIVNAYGFINHSRYLPDRRDLNRSFPGSEGGSLAAQLADMFMREVVVRSDMGIDLHTAAAHRTNLPQIRTSANNPKTLELAEAFGAPVILKSPLRDGSLRKSASEAGVDVLLYEAGEALRFDEWSIRVGVKGILRVMKRLGMIAGKSSSSSKIKPVVSRSSFWMRAPEGGILRLFKAAGDSVAAGEVVGIVTDPFGDVEIEIPAPEDGIIIGRTNLPTVNQGDAIAHIARVPKHREAQDRVGQMEEELGGDPLFDEDEII; the protein is encoded by the coding sequence ATGGCGTTCGTCATCGGCAAGGACCGCATTCCGGCGGGCAGCCGGAAGACGGTGGATCTGCCGTTTTCCGTCCTTTCCAATCATACGCCGATGACGTTGCCCGTGCATGTGGTGCACGGGCGCAAGACGGGGCCGACCCTGTTTTTGTCGGCCGCCGTGCATGGGGACGAGATTCTCGGCGTGGAAATCATCCGCCGGGTGCTGCGCACCCCTGCGCTCGACCGGCTTCAGGGCACGCTTCTGGCGGTGCCGATCGTCAACGCCTACGGGTTCATCAACCACTCGCGCTACCTGCCGGATCGGCGCGACCTCAACCGTTCGTTCCCCGGCAGCGAGGGCGGGTCGCTGGCCGCCCAGCTCGCGGACATGTTCATGCGCGAGGTGGTGGTGCGCTCGGACATGGGCATCGATCTGCACACGGCGGCGGCGCATCGCACCAACCTGCCGCAGATCCGTACCTCGGCCAACAACCCCAAGACGCTGGAGCTGGCGGAAGCCTTCGGCGCGCCGGTGATCCTGAAATCGCCGCTGCGCGACGGAAGCCTGCGCAAGTCGGCGTCGGAAGCCGGCGTCGACGTGCTGCTGTATGAAGCCGGCGAGGCGCTGCGGTTCGACGAATGGTCGATCCGCGTTGGTGTGAAGGGCATTCTGCGGGTGATGAAGCGCCTTGGCATGATCGCCGGCAAGAGCTCCTCGTCCAGCAAGATCAAGCCGGTCGTCTCACGCTCTAGCTTCTGGATGCGGGCGCCGGAAGGCGGAATCCTGCGGCTGTTCAAGGCGGCGGGCGACAGCGTCGCGGCCGGCGAGGTCGTCGGCATCGTCACCGATCCCTTTGGCGATGTGGAGATCGAGATTCCGGCGCCCGAGGACGGCATCATCATCGGCCGCACCAACCTGCCCACCGTCAACCAGGGCGACGCCATCGCCCATATCGCGCGGGTGCCCAAGCACCGCGAGGCGCAGGACCGGGTTGGTCAGATGGAAGAGGAACTCGGCGGCGATCCGCTGTTCGACGAGGACGAGATCATCTGA
- a CDS encoding urease accessory protein UreD, with product MPAFIKSGTVNSVIVSMLLSVAPKLIEKSEESARAQAPSSACPVAPARLQRALGTARVSFKLRDGDTVLDGLGQSGCTKIRLPRSRDENPVAVLLNTAGGITGGDRLDYSARWASGTRATVTSQTAERIYRRFEGVGEVSNTLHVRDGASAEWLPQETIVFDRSGLNRTFTAHLEGSARLLALETVVLGRKAMGETVTTLSFRDRWRVYRDGRLCFADDTRLIGDAEDILSGPATGNGATCFAMLAEFGPQAMERLETAREILADCTNEAGASAWNGMLLIRFIASDSQRLRGDLIHFLERYRAAPLPRVWHC from the coding sequence GTGCCAGCATTCATCAAGTCCGGCACCGTCAATTCGGTCATCGTGTCCATGCTTCTTTCCGTCGCTCCGAAGCTCATTGAAAAGTCTGAGGAAAGCGCGCGCGCCCAAGCGCCTTCCTCGGCGTGCCCGGTGGCGCCCGCGCGGCTCCAGCGCGCCCTTGGCACGGCACGCGTCTCCTTCAAGCTGCGCGACGGCGATACCGTGCTGGACGGACTGGGTCAGAGCGGCTGCACGAAAATCCGGCTGCCGCGCTCGCGCGATGAGAACCCGGTGGCGGTGCTGCTGAACACCGCGGGCGGCATCACCGGCGGCGACAGGCTGGACTACAGCGCGCGCTGGGCGTCCGGCACCCGCGCCACCGTCACCAGCCAGACCGCGGAGCGGATCTATCGCCGCTTCGAGGGCGTCGGGGAGGTCAGCAACACGCTGCATGTCCGCGACGGCGCCTCGGCCGAATGGCTGCCGCAGGAAACCATCGTCTTCGACCGGTCCGGCTTGAACCGAACGTTCACCGCGCATCTGGAAGGTTCCGCCCGGCTTCTGGCGCTGGAAACCGTGGTGCTCGGCCGCAAGGCCATGGGCGAGACCGTGACAACGCTCAGTTTCCGCGACCGCTGGCGGGTCTATCGCGACGGCCGGTTGTGCTTTGCCGACGACACCCGGCTCATCGGCGATGCGGAAGACATTCTCTCAGGCCCCGCGACGGGCAATGGCGCGACCTGCTTCGCGATGCTGGCCGAATTCGGCCCGCAGGCCATGGAGCGGCTTGAGACGGCGCGCGAAATACTCGCCGATTGCACCAACGAGGCTGGCGCCAGCGCCTGGAACGGCATGCTGCTCATCCGTTTCATCGCCAGCGACAGCCAGCGGCTGCGCGGCGACCTGATACATTTTCTGGAACGCTACCGCGCGGCACCCTTGCCGCGCGTGTGGCACTGCTGA
- the ureC gene encoding urease subunit alpha, with translation MPYKMPRAAYADMFGPTVGDRVRLADTDLIIEVERDLTTYGEEVKFGGGKVIRDGMGQSQVTRAGAAVDTVITNALIVDHWGIIKADVGLKDGRIHAIGKAGNPDVQPDVDIVIGPGTEAIAGEGKILTAGFIDSHIHFICPQQIDEAIASGVTTMLGGGTGPATGTNATTCTPGSWHLARMLQAAEAFPMNLGFAGKGNAALPAALEEQILGGAMALKLHEDWGTTPAAIDCCLSVADAYDIQVMIHTDTLNESGFVENTVNAFKGRTIHAFHTEGAGGGHAPDIIKVCGYSNVIPSSTNPTRPYTKNTLDEHLDMLMVCHHLDASIPEDVAFAESRIRKETIAAEDILHDIGAFSIIASDSQAMGRVGEVIIRTMQTAHKMKMQRGRLAQETGENDNFRVKRYMSKITINPAIAHGIDSHVGSVEVGKLADLVLWDPKFFGVKPDMVLKLGTIASALMGDPNASIPTPQPVHYRPMFGAFGKSLTRSAVTFVSQAAYDAHLGDALELGKTLLPVKNTRSGISKASMIHNDATPEIEVDPETYEVRCDGELITCEPADVLPMAQRYFLF, from the coding sequence ATGCCCTACAAGATGCCCCGCGCCGCCTATGCGGACATGTTCGGCCCCACGGTGGGCGACCGCGTGCGGCTTGCCGACACCGACCTGATCATCGAGGTGGAGCGCGATCTCACCACCTACGGCGAGGAGGTGAAATTCGGCGGCGGCAAGGTGATCCGCGACGGCATGGGCCAGAGCCAGGTGACGCGCGCAGGCGCCGCGGTCGACACCGTGATTACCAACGCGCTGATCGTCGACCACTGGGGCATCATCAAGGCCGACGTCGGGCTGAAGGACGGCCGCATCCACGCCATCGGCAAGGCCGGAAACCCGGACGTGCAGCCCGACGTGGACATCGTCATCGGCCCGGGCACGGAAGCGATCGCGGGCGAGGGCAAGATCCTCACCGCGGGCTTCATCGACAGCCACATTCATTTCATCTGTCCGCAGCAGATCGACGAGGCGATCGCCTCGGGCGTCACCACCATGCTGGGCGGCGGCACCGGGCCGGCGACGGGCACCAACGCCACCACCTGCACGCCCGGCTCGTGGCATCTCGCGCGCATGCTGCAGGCGGCTGAGGCCTTTCCGATGAACCTGGGCTTCGCCGGCAAGGGCAACGCGGCGCTGCCCGCCGCGCTCGAGGAACAGATCCTGGGCGGCGCCATGGCGCTGAAGCTGCACGAGGACTGGGGCACCACGCCGGCCGCGATCGACTGCTGCCTGTCGGTGGCCGATGCCTATGATATCCAGGTGATGATCCACACCGACACGCTCAACGAATCCGGCTTCGTCGAGAACACGGTCAACGCCTTCAAGGGCCGCACGATTCATGCCTTCCACACAGAAGGCGCGGGCGGCGGTCACGCCCCGGACATCATCAAGGTCTGTGGCTATTCAAACGTCATCCCCAGTTCGACCAACCCGACCCGGCCCTACACGAAGAACACGCTCGACGAGCATCTCGACATGCTGATGGTCTGCCACCATCTGGATGCGTCGATCCCCGAGGACGTGGCCTTTGCAGAAAGCCGCATCCGCAAGGAAACCATCGCCGCGGAAGATATTCTGCACGACATCGGCGCCTTCTCGATCATCGCGTCCGACAGCCAGGCCATGGGCCGCGTCGGCGAGGTGATCATCCGCACGATGCAGACCGCGCACAAGATGAAGATGCAGCGGGGCCGGCTGGCGCAGGAGACCGGCGAGAACGACAACTTCCGCGTCAAGCGCTACATGTCGAAGATCACCATCAACCCGGCCATCGCGCATGGGATCGACTCGCATGTGGGTTCGGTGGAAGTGGGCAAGCTGGCCGATCTGGTGCTGTGGGATCCGAAGTTCTTCGGCGTGAAGCCGGACATGGTGCTGAAGCTCGGTACCATCGCCTCGGCGCTGATGGGCGATCCCAACGCCTCGATCCCGACGCCGCAGCCGGTGCACTACCGGCCGATGTTCGGCGCCTTCGGCAAGTCGCTGACCCGCTCCGCCGTGACCTTCGTCTCCCAGGCCGCCTATGACGCCCATCTCGGCGACGCGCTGGAACTTGGCAAGACGCTGCTGCCGGTGAAGAACACCCGCTCAGGCATCTCCAAGGCCTCGATGATCCACAACGACGCCACGCCGGAGATCGAGGTGGATCCCGAGACCTACGAGGTGCGCTGCGACGGCGAGCTGATCACCTGCGAGCCGGCCGACGTGCTGCCGATGGCGCAACGCTACTTCCTGTTCTAA